A single genomic interval of Stieleria maiorica harbors:
- a CDS encoding transposase, with translation MGRALRSEQFDPAEISMMHCVQRCVRRAYLAGVDPQTGKDYGFRREWIRRRMEALASVFGVDVLTYAILSNHMHLILRNRPDVVQAWSDQEVAIRWLRVFPGRRLEEHLAEPTENDVATLARDKERLAEIRHRLSDLSWFMRALSEPIARMANKQDECTGRFWEGRFKAQAIADEAGLLACAMYVDLNPVRAAMAETPDQAPHTSAYDRIKADQGDQIDSAAFDLVPVDTAEAGKTIRETPVEALKERRKKKRVNPTGKRIRRDGWLAPFRLGKKPASDPELSEGGVRASDKGFLDLDWGDYLKLLRWTAKQSDEGSGREVPEGMQSVLTRLGIDLSMWRDLVWNFKRYFGQSCCAGSPSAMGKFAESTGRHWSKGQRSVAQCFAA, from the coding sequence ATGGGACGTGCATTGCGGTCGGAGCAGTTTGATCCGGCGGAGATTTCGATGATGCACTGCGTGCAGCGGTGCGTGCGAAGGGCCTATCTGGCCGGCGTGGATCCGCAGACCGGAAAGGATTACGGCTTTCGCCGTGAATGGATCCGGCGGCGGATGGAGGCCCTCGCTTCGGTTTTTGGCGTCGATGTGCTGACCTACGCCATCCTCTCCAATCACATGCACCTGATCCTTCGCAATCGCCCCGACGTCGTTCAAGCCTGGTCGGATCAGGAGGTCGCGATTCGCTGGCTAAGAGTCTTCCCCGGGCGGCGATTGGAAGAACACCTCGCCGAACCGACCGAAAATGATGTCGCCACTTTGGCACGTGACAAGGAAAGGCTGGCAGAGATTCGACATCGACTATCGGATCTGTCCTGGTTCATGCGTGCACTGAGTGAACCGATCGCCCGCATGGCCAACAAACAGGATGAATGCACGGGACGGTTCTGGGAGGGCCGTTTCAAGGCGCAGGCGATTGCCGATGAAGCGGGCTTGCTGGCCTGTGCGATGTACGTGGACCTGAATCCGGTTCGGGCGGCGATGGCGGAAACGCCGGATCAGGCCCCTCACACCTCGGCCTACGACCGCATCAAAGCAGATCAAGGTGACCAGATCGACTCAGCGGCGTTTGACTTGGTTCCCGTTGACACGGCGGAGGCAGGGAAAACGATTCGCGAAACGCCGGTCGAAGCGTTGAAGGAGCGACGCAAGAAGAAACGCGTCAATCCGACCGGCAAGCGGATTCGGCGTGACGGCTGGCTGGCGCCGTTTCGGCTGGGGAAGAAGCCGGCGAGTGACCCAGAGCTCAGCGAAGGCGGCGTGCGCGCCAGTGACAAGGGGTTTCTGGATCTGGACTGGGGCGACTATTTGAAGTTGCTGCGGTGGACGGCCAAGCAAAGTGACGAAGGGTCGGGGCGCGAAGTTCCCGAGGGCATGCAGTCGGTGCTGACCCGATTGGGAATCGATCTGTCGATGTGGCGTGACTTGGTATGGAACTTCAAGCGGTACTTTGGCCAGAGCTGTTGCGCGGGATCACCGAGCGCGATGGGCAAGTTCGCTGAATCGACCGGCCGTCACTGGTCCAAGGGGCAGCGGAGCGTCGCCCAATGCTTCGCCGCGTGA
- a CDS encoding TlpA family protein disulfide reductase encodes MQRRSTVWLTGLSVLVVAVSPLARGDEGGKVLPFFAAAIRTEAQRSEISATASAFAIVDCNAFLVDSKFDSDAVDRSGLASQLRRVAAVAPEELKLVMRFHFPVEVTGPVRTEIKKTLDRISRAAGFRSVFISEVNTSVRWADQYAALGQRDDSESNVEPIIADRWIKAYPIRTKLSRLAIGDADGVIEIKQPFDGRQMDLSPELRSVIERAVRSMGLGPAKEKLLFRVHSTDAGRELVEQLFDARRPPTIPENVTEGPLFEFIQSQQKRYRPSPAMALARTLGFESIGYVHSPGGGAPEKLIGQTVPTFDLDLLGGGRLELSRFISGRPALVTFWGVACGPCRQVAPHLTRMNQKYEGRFAIVAVNGYDEAPDVVAEFAAQNRLEHPIVLGGGEVASNAYFVGAYPTTFFVDRQGTVVDYSVGFDSAEALESRISELVADDR; translated from the coding sequence ATGCAGCGTCGATCGACGGTTTGGTTGACAGGCCTTAGCGTGCTCGTCGTTGCTGTTTCGCCATTGGCGCGGGGCGATGAAGGAGGCAAAGTGCTGCCGTTTTTTGCGGCGGCTATTCGTACCGAGGCGCAGCGGAGCGAAATATCAGCCACGGCGAGCGCGTTTGCGATTGTTGACTGCAATGCGTTTCTGGTTGATTCCAAATTTGATTCCGATGCCGTTGACCGATCGGGGCTGGCGTCACAACTGCGGAGGGTTGCCGCGGTCGCACCGGAAGAGTTGAAGCTGGTGATGCGATTCCATTTTCCCGTCGAAGTTACGGGGCCGGTTCGCACGGAGATCAAGAAGACGCTTGACCGAATCAGCCGAGCGGCAGGATTTCGATCCGTTTTCATCTCGGAAGTCAACACCTCGGTTCGTTGGGCGGACCAGTATGCGGCGTTAGGGCAGCGTGACGATTCGGAGTCCAATGTCGAACCGATCATTGCTGATCGATGGATCAAGGCGTATCCGATTCGTACCAAACTGTCCCGCCTTGCCATCGGCGATGCGGATGGTGTGATCGAGATTAAGCAGCCGTTTGATGGTCGGCAGATGGATTTGTCACCCGAACTCCGCTCTGTGATTGAGCGTGCGGTCCGGTCAATGGGGCTGGGGCCGGCGAAAGAGAAGCTGCTATTCCGGGTGCATAGTACCGACGCGGGGCGGGAGCTGGTGGAACAGCTCTTTGATGCCCGCCGACCGCCAACCATTCCGGAGAATGTCACGGAGGGTCCCCTGTTTGAGTTTATCCAATCCCAGCAAAAACGGTATCGTCCTTCACCGGCGATGGCATTGGCGCGAACGTTAGGGTTCGAATCGATCGGGTATGTCCATTCTCCGGGAGGAGGGGCGCCGGAAAAACTGATCGGACAGACGGTACCCACGTTCGACTTGGATCTTTTGGGCGGGGGCAGATTGGAGCTGAGTCGGTTTATCAGTGGCCGGCCGGCGCTGGTGACCTTCTGGGGTGTCGCTTGCGGGCCGTGTCGCCAAGTAGCCCCGCATTTAACTCGGATGAATCAGAAATACGAAGGTCGTTTCGCGATCGTTGCGGTCAATGGGTACGACGAAGCACCGGACGTGGTGGCCGAGTTCGCGGCGCAGAACCGGTTGGAGCATCCGATCGTGCTTGGGGGAGGTGAGGTCGCATCGAACGCGTACTTTGTTGGCGCCTACCCGACGACCTTCTTTGTCGATCGCCAAGGAACGGTGGTCGACTACAGCGTCGGATTTGACTCGGCCGAGGCACTCGAAAGCCGGATTAGTGAGCTAGTCGCTGACGACCGCTAG